The window GTCCAAAATGGCAGCCAATTCGGTTTCAAGTGAAATGGTGATGCGTTCCATGAAAGTGCCTTGCAAAAATAGTCAGCGAATGTCAGCATGATACGCAGAAGCACGCCCTCCAGTCCATGAACCCCCTCGACAAACGCATTCCCGTTTATTTGCTCACAGGCTATTTGGGCAGCGGCAAGACCAGCCTCCTCAAAGCTTGGCTGGGTCAAGACGCGTTCAAAGATGCCGCCTTGGTGATCAATGAGTTAGGCGAAGTGGGATTGGACAACCAGCTGCTCAGTGGCGCCACCGAAAGCGCCGCACTGGTGGCCAGTGCGTGTGTGTGCTGCACTGGCTTGCCAGGTTTGGCCGAAGCGCTCGAAGACTTGTTCTGGGCTCGCCTTGAAAGGCGCATGCCGCGCTTTCCCAACTTGGTCATTGAAACCACAGGCTTGGCAGAACCCGGTCCTGTGGCCGAGGCCTTGCGCAGCAGCGATTTGCTCAAAGAGCGCTATCGCTTGGCTGGTGTGATCACATGCCTCAGCGCCAGCACTGCAGATGCGGTGCTCAAACAACACGCTGAAGCCCGTGCCCAATTGGCCGATGCAGATGTGTTGGTCATCACCAAAACAGACTTGGTCAGTGACGATCATTTGGCGGCACTGACATTGCGTGTGCAACATCAGTTGGCCCATTTGGAACTTGAACATGCGCCGCACTTGCTCACATCCGCGCAAGCCCGCTTATCGGCAGATGATGTGTTAGCGAGCCTGGCACTTCGCGCTGCTTCGCAGGCACCTGGCCCGTTTCGCGAATTCAAAGCAGTGACAACACTTGCGCACGGATTGCACTTGCACCGACCTGGCGAGCACTGTGACATTTGCGAAGGCACGCGTGCGTCAGCGCATGCTGCGCAAGCCTTGTGGTGGCCGCTCGTGGCACTTCCAAGCCTTGCTGAAGTCTGTGAACAGGTGCAAGCGCTTCAAAGCACTTTGGGGTCAGAGCTGCTGCGCTTAAAAGGCCGCGTCCAAACACCAGAGGGCGCGCATGTGATTCAACTGGCGCCTTTTGAAACACATGCTGAGGTTTGTCAAGACGAACTGCCTTGGTCAGACACCACACGCAGTGGCTTCACAGTGATTGTAAGCAGCCACTTGTCGGCTGCTTCAGCGCAATGGCTGACCCAACACGGCATGTCAAGCCTGGCGGCTTAAACCATTCACTTCCAAGGATCGATGGCCATGTGAATGGCGTCTTCTGCGCCTTCACCCACCAATGAACGAATGGCGTATTCGGTTTGATCCAAACCAAACATGTGGGTGCTCATTGATCGCACATTGTGGCGATTGCCCGCGATCAACTGAAGTGCGAGCTCGACAGATTCATAACTGTGGCCGCGCATGCCTTTGACCGTCAGGAATTTGGCAATGATCATGTCGCTGTCAAACTGCGGCACTTTCTGGCGCTTGATGCCGCCCAAAATCACACGGCCTTTTTTGCGCGCCAATTGAATGGCACTGATCACTGAGGCTGGACCACCCGAGGCACAGTCAATCACCAAGTCGGCCATTTGACCGCCGGTGATGTCGGCCACAGATTCAAGCAAGTCTTCATCGCCAATGGCCACCGTGTGGCTGGCACCCAGGTGCTTGGCCATGGCCAAACGTTTTTTGTCGGAGGGTGTGTTCAAACCCGTCACAATGATTTTGTCGACGCCCGCTTCACGCGCAGCCACCACACAGGACAAGCCTTGTTGGCCAGGGCCTTGAATCAACACCGTTTGGCCTGGGCCCGCACCGCCGTGCAGGTAAGTCCACTCAATGCCATTGGACATGGGCAAAGCCAAAGCCGCATACTTGGGCTCAAGACCTGCAGGCACTTTGTGAAACACGGTATTCATGTGCAGCTCTTGGTACTGGGCAAAACCACCCCACAAACCCGAGCCACGGTTCAATCCCGTCGCGCCATAGCGAGGACCGCCCAAGCGCCAATCGGTGGCATTGCACAAACGAAAATCACCGCTGCGGCAAAAATCACAATGGCCACAGGGCAGGTACTCTTCCAAGGCCACCAAGTCACCTTCTTTCACACCCCATTTGGGGCCTGCAATGGCACCGACTTCTTGCACATAGCCCACCGTCTCGTGACCCAAAATGGCGGGGCCTTGCAGCTTGGGAAAGTCTTGGAAAAACATCCAATCGCTACCGCAGACACCGGTGACCGCCACTTTCAACAAGCCCGCATCCGGTTTGGGATCGGGTGTTTGAAAGTTTTGAATCTCGATGGTGCCGTTGGGCATGGCCACGGCGGCCTTGAATGTTTGTCCCATGAGTAACCTTTTTTAGACGCTAGAGTGTGGCTTGCCAGGTGCAGACTTGAAGTGCTCTTTGGCACCTTCTTTGTAATGCACATCGCGCTTCAACAAAACGGCCACTGAGCGAACTTTTTGATGCTCAGGGTTCAATCCGGGCAATTCAAAATCTGGGTTCTCAGCCAAAGCACGTGCCGCTTTGATCAAACGCTGACGCGCCATGATGATGCCGTTGTCGGTGGACACCAAGTTCTCTTTGGTGCGGTCTTGAATGCTGCCCATGCTTTCTTGCAATGACGCGTCTTGCATGCCAATGCCTTCAATGCCGCTGTACAACAAACCTTCTTTTTGAGCCTTGCGGTCCATCAAGTAGTCGTTGTCCATGCGCTGCAAAGGCACATAGTTTTTGTCGACCTTCACGTGAATGCTGGCACCGCCCTTCATGGCGTCCACTTCTTCCTTGGTCAATGCGCGTGTGGGATGGTAGTCAAAGCTCCATGTCCAGCACGCATGGTCATTGATGGGCACCCAGAAGTGACCGTGCACAGGGTGATCACCGCGGGGTGGCACCATGGTGAAGCAAGGCATGATCCAGGGTGTGATGCGCCAGTAGTACTGGTCGTCTTCTGCATTGCGACGTGCACCCACCAACAAACCTCCATCGGCTTCCACCACTTCAAAGACAGGGCTCAAGTCGTTTAAGTTGTATTGGTTGCCTTTGGCGCCTTTGAACAAGGGGTCTCGGCTGAGTGACGCGCTGTGCAAGAAAGACACGTGGCTGGAATCAATGCCGCCTTCCAATGCTTGCAACCAGTTGCTGGCTTGCAAACGCTTGGACATGTAAGAGTGCTCGCGTGGCAAGGTGGCAAATTCCCACTCTGGCAGCGGCGGTTGTTTGTCTGCAGGGCCCATGTACACCCATATCACGCCACCGCGCTCTACCATGGGGTAAGACTTCAATTTAATGCGCTCACAGTAGCCAGATGTCGGCTCAGAAGGCACCTCCGTGCAATTGCCGTTCACGTCGTATTTCCAACCGTGGTAAGGGCAACGAATGCCGTTATCTTCATTGCGACCAAACCACAGCGACACGCCACGGTGTGCGCAAAACTCATCGATCAAGCCCAACTTGCCTTCGGTGTCGCGGAAGGCGAGCATTTTTTCTGACAGCAATTCCAAACGCACGGGTTCGCAATCAGGGCCGGGCAATTGCTCGGACAACAAGGCAGGCAACCAGTAACGACGGAACAAATTGCCCATGGGGGTGCCAGGACCAGTTTGGGTTACCAGGTCATTGAGTTCTTTTTTCAACATGAACGTCTCTCCTCAAGTGCTCTCGCACGGGGTCATAAAATGGTGCTTATTTCTGTGTGAAATTTTCGCCGATGGGATCGTTCCACATAAAAGAACAATGTTCTTTCATTGGAAACGAGGTTATCATCTGCGGCTTGTCATTGTCAACTGGAGATTCTTTATGTCGGGTGCGTGCCGTTTTCTCTCTTTGTGCAAAGCAGCTGAGGTTGCTGAAGGCAAAGCCATCAAGGTCGAAAAAGACGGCCTGACCTTGGCTGTGTTCAATATTGACGGTGAATACTTCGTCACCGACGACACCTGCACACACGGCCCTGGCTCTCTGTCAGAGGGCCCCATCGATGGCGAGGTGGTCGAGTGCGACTTTCACAATGGCGCCTTCAACATCAAAACCGGTGCGGTGGTGGCAGCGCCCTGCATGATCCCTTTGAAAACCTACAAAGCCCGTCTGCAAGGTGATGAGATCGAAATCGAAACCTGAGAAAGCAGCCTCGCGGCAATCGTTTTTCTCACACTACCGTGAAAAAAAAGGCCCTTTTCAGGGCCTTTTTTGTGGGCGAATTCTGACACCTCCCAAGATCAATTCTCAGGCTTCACCGTTTTGATCATGGGCGCCCATTGCTTCAACTCTTCACCCACAAATTGGGTAAAACGAGCTGAATCCCAGTCGAATGTTTCCATCGAACTTTTGGCCAACATGTCCTTGGCTGCCTGACTTTGCATGATCTTGCGAACCTCCTTGTTCAGCTTGTCGACCACGGGGGCAGGCATGCCGGGGGGGCCGGACAAAGAGAACCATGTCAGTGCCACCAACTTGGGATAGCCCTGCTCTGCAAATGTGGGGACATTTGGAAATTCTGGCATGCGCTTGGACGATGTGATGGCCAAGGCTCGCAACTTGCCAGCCTGAATTTGCGCACTGGCCGTCGACAAGGTGGTGAACAAGGCGGGGATGTGACCCGCAATGGTGTCGGCCACCGCAGGGCTGCCGCCTTTGTAAGCCACGTGCTGCATGGGCGTCTTGGACATCACCTCAAAGGCTTCACCAATCAGATAGCCATGTGTCCCTTTGCCAGGGGAGCCCCAACTGACGGGATTGGCTTTGGCATAGGCCATGAAACTTTTCAGATCTGTGATGGGCAATTGGGCATTGACGGCCAGCACGATGGGTGGGCCGCCCAACATGGCAATGTGCGTAAAGTCCTTGATGGGATCGTAGGTTTTGGGATTTTCAGAGGGGCCAATGACGTGAGATGCTACGCCCGAGATCACCAAGTTGTAGCCGTCCGGCGCAGACTTGGACACCTGTTGGGAGCCAATCATGCCGCCGGCGCCGCCTTTGTTTTCAATCACAAAGGGTTGCTTGAGTGATTCGGTCAAGCCCACAGAAATGAGGCGACCCAGGCTGTCAGAGCTGCCGCCTGCTGCGTAGGGCACGACAATTTTGACGGGGCGTTGTGGCCAGGCAGCGTCTTGCGCCGATGCCGTCAGCGCACCCAGCGCCGCCAGCAGGCACACCCCTGTGCGCCATGCGCCAACGGCTGACGACAGGGCCGTCTGTTGTACAAATTCGAGACTAAGGGAAAAGCGTTTCACGTTCAAATCCTTCAAGCAAACCCAGCTGGGCATGCTCTGAACTGTCGGTGAAACGCCTCATGCTGTCAAGCATAGAGAACCGTCGTTCCTCATATGGGAACGAGCAATTCTCACAGCTTGGCGTGTCTCAAACGGAACTGTGTGGTTTGCCCGGCGTCGCGCGCAATGCCTCTTGGGCCGCATCCTTGAAGGCCAAATCTCGCTTCAACAAAATCGCTGCCGAACGAACCTTTTGCGCCTCAGGATCGATGCCAGGCAATTTGTAATTGGGATCTTCCGCCAAAGCTTTGGCCGCTTTCATCAAACGCTGTCGCGTCATGATGATGCCGTTGTCGGTCGACACCAAATTCTCTTTGGTGCGGTCTTGAATGGTGCCCATGCTTTCTTGCAAGGACGCATCCTGAATGCCGATGCCTTCAATGCCACTGTAGAAAATGCGCTTGCGTTGCGCATCGCGGTCCATGCCGTAGTTGTTTTCTTTGCGCTGCAGCGGTTTGTAATCGGCATCAACCTTCACGTGGACGCTGGCGCCACCTTCCATGGCGGAGCGCTCTGCATGCGTCAATGCGCGCGTAGGATGGTAGTCAAAGCTCCATGCCCAGCAGGCATGGTCATTGATCGGCACCCAGAAGTGGCCATGCACCGGGTGATCACCGCGCGGCGGCACCACGGTGTAATTTGGCATCACCCACGGTGTGATGCGCCAGTAGTATTGGTCGTCCTCCGCATTGCGGCGCGCCCCAATGTACAAGCCACCGGTTGCCTCGACCACTTCAAACACGGGGCTCAAATCATTCAAGTTGTACTGATTGCCCTTGGCCCCTTTGAACAAGGGATCGGTGTTCAAACTGCCACTGTGCAAGAAAGACACATGGCTTGAGTCAATGCCCCCCTCCAAAGCTTGGAGCCAATTGCACTCTTGGTAGCGCTTGGACATGTACGACTGCTCGGCCGGTACGGTGGCAAATTCATATTCAGGGAAGGGCGGCTGCTTGTCGGCTGGGCCCATGTACACCCAGATCACACCACCGCGTTCAATCATGGGATAAGACTTTAGCTTGATGCGGTCACAGTAGCCGGAAGTGGGCTCGGAAGGAACTTCAATGCACTGACCCTTGATGTCAAATTTCCAACCGTGATAAGGGCAACGCAACCCATTCTCTTCATTGCGACCAAACCACAAGGACACGCCTCGGTGCGCACAAAACTCATCAATCAAACCCAAGCGGCCTTGCGTGTCGCGAAAGGCCACCATCTTTTCGGAAAACAGCTCTAAGCGCACGGGATCGCAATCAGGGCCTGGCAACTGCTGCGACAACAAGGCAGGCATCCAATAGCGCCGAAACAGATTGCCCATGGCCGTGCCGGGGCCAGTTTGTGTGACGAGGTCGTTTTGCTCTTTTTTCAACATGTGCGGTCTCCGATGTGGAATGATTGTTCTGCATGAAAGAACAATGTTCCCTCATGAGAAACAATCTTAAAACCGCCGTGTTGTCGCTGTTTTGATCTACATCAGGAAACAGTGCTGCAAAAACAAGCACTGTGAATGGGCCGAAAGCGGCACTTGAGAAATTCTCTCAAGGCTTGACCCAGCCGGTGGACATCATCTTTTCGGAGAC is drawn from Limnohabitans sp. 103DPR2 and contains these coding sequences:
- a CDS encoding Rieske 2Fe-2S domain-containing protein gives rise to the protein MLKKEQNDLVTQTGPGTAMGNLFRRYWMPALLSQQLPGPDCDPVRLELFSEKMVAFRDTQGRLGLIDEFCAHRGVSLWFGRNEENGLRCPYHGWKFDIKGQCIEVPSEPTSGYCDRIKLKSYPMIERGGVIWVYMGPADKQPPFPEYEFATVPAEQSYMSKRYQECNWLQALEGGIDSSHVSFLHSGSLNTDPLFKGAKGNQYNLNDLSPVFEVVEATGGLYIGARRNAEDDQYYWRITPWVMPNYTVVPPRGDHPVHGHFWVPINDHACWAWSFDYHPTRALTHAERSAMEGGASVHVKVDADYKPLQRKENNYGMDRDAQRKRIFYSGIEGIGIQDASLQESMGTIQDRTKENLVSTDNGIIMTRQRLMKAAKALAEDPNYKLPGIDPEAQKVRSAAILLKRDLAFKDAAQEALRATPGKPHSSV
- a CDS encoding zinc-dependent alcohol dehydrogenase, whose translation is MGQTFKAAVAMPNGTIEIQNFQTPDPKPDAGLLKVAVTGVCGSDWMFFQDFPKLQGPAILGHETVGYVQEVGAIAGPKWGVKEGDLVALEEYLPCGHCDFCRSGDFRLCNATDWRLGGPRYGATGLNRGSGLWGGFAQYQELHMNTVFHKVPAGLEPKYAALALPMSNGIEWTYLHGGAGPGQTVLIQGPGQQGLSCVVAAREAGVDKIIVTGLNTPSDKKRLAMAKHLGASHTVAIGDEDLLESVADITGGQMADLVIDCASGGPASVISAIQLARKKGRVILGGIKRQKVPQFDSDMIIAKFLTVKGMRGHSYESVELALQLIAGNRHNVRSMSTHMFGLDQTEYAIRSLVGEGAEDAIHMAIDPWK
- a CDS encoding tripartite tricarboxylate transporter substrate binding protein, translating into MKRFSLSLEFVQQTALSSAVGAWRTGVCLLAALGALTASAQDAAWPQRPVKIVVPYAAGGSSDSLGRLISVGLTESLKQPFVIENKGGAGGMIGSQQVSKSAPDGYNLVISGVASHVIGPSENPKTYDPIKDFTHIAMLGGPPIVLAVNAQLPITDLKSFMAYAKANPVSWGSPGKGTHGYLIGEAFEVMSKTPMQHVAYKGGSPAVADTIAGHIPALFTTLSTASAQIQAGKLRALAITSSKRMPEFPNVPTFAEQGYPKLVALTWFSLSGPPGMPAPVVDKLNKEVRKIMQSQAAKDMLAKSSMETFDWDSARFTQFVGEELKQWAPMIKTVKPEN
- a CDS encoding aromatic ring-hydroxylating dioxygenase subunit alpha, translated to MLKKELNDLVTQTGPGTPMGNLFRRYWLPALLSEQLPGPDCEPVRLELLSEKMLAFRDTEGKLGLIDEFCAHRGVSLWFGRNEDNGIRCPYHGWKYDVNGNCTEVPSEPTSGYCERIKLKSYPMVERGGVIWVYMGPADKQPPLPEWEFATLPREHSYMSKRLQASNWLQALEGGIDSSHVSFLHSASLSRDPLFKGAKGNQYNLNDLSPVFEVVEADGGLLVGARRNAEDDQYYWRITPWIMPCFTMVPPRGDHPVHGHFWVPINDHACWTWSFDYHPTRALTKEEVDAMKGGASIHVKVDKNYVPLQRMDNDYLMDRKAQKEGLLYSGIEGIGMQDASLQESMGSIQDRTKENLVSTDNGIIMARQRLIKAARALAENPDFELPGLNPEHQKVRSVAVLLKRDVHYKEGAKEHFKSAPGKPHSSV
- a CDS encoding non-heme iron oxygenase ferredoxin subunit, yielding MSGACRFLSLCKAAEVAEGKAIKVEKDGLTLAVFNIDGEYFVTDDTCTHGPGSLSEGPIDGEVVECDFHNGAFNIKTGAVVAAPCMIPLKTYKARLQGDEIEIET
- a CDS encoding CobW family GTP-binding protein, with amino-acid sequence MNPLDKRIPVYLLTGYLGSGKTSLLKAWLGQDAFKDAALVINELGEVGLDNQLLSGATESAALVASACVCCTGLPGLAEALEDLFWARLERRMPRFPNLVIETTGLAEPGPVAEALRSSDLLKERYRLAGVITCLSASTADAVLKQHAEARAQLADADVLVITKTDLVSDDHLAALTLRVQHQLAHLELEHAPHLLTSAQARLSADDVLASLALRAASQAPGPFREFKAVTTLAHGLHLHRPGEHCDICEGTRASAHAAQALWWPLVALPSLAEVCEQVQALQSTLGSELLRLKGRVQTPEGAHVIQLAPFETHAEVCQDELPWSDTTRSGFTVIVSSHLSAASAQWLTQHGMSSLAA